From a region of the Lactuca sativa cultivar Salinas chromosome 4, Lsat_Salinas_v11, whole genome shotgun sequence genome:
- the LOC128133714 gene encoding protein FAR1-RELATED SEQUENCE 4-like, producing MLDKFHLKENDWLRSVFKIRDLWIPAFMRDLELSGLMRTTSRSESLNYAFSHFLHHKSNLVKFMMSFDSAMEKQRHQQSLLDYQSTTTTPKLRTPLAIEKHASEIYTHNIFLDIQKELYKSVFYCVQESLVIEDESEVVFRRRGDSINISCSCMHFVQEGLLCRHMFFILNMKEYDEIPSNFILRRWGKDIIADGLLTKKIANNEGELAKYIKQLQEVDSGIPLCTSSRASSSRSVHIEKIIGVAAPDVVNIHNPEGIRNKGWASGKRIKSTREKVIEKSKKDSRLCSLCHKPNHNARSCILRLKKSDLESEVTEG from the exons ATGTTAGATAAGTTTCATCTAAAAGAAAATGACTGGTTAAGGTCTGTTTTTAAAATAAGGGATTTATGGATTCCAGCTTTTATGAGAGATCTTGAACTTTCTGGTTTGATGCGAACTACTTCAAGATCAGAGAGTCTGAATTATGCTTTCTCACATTTTTTGCATCATAAATCAAATTTGGTGAAGTTCATGATGTCGTTTGATAGTGCAATGGAGAAgcaaaggcatcaacaatctttatTAGATTATCAGTCCACAACTACTACCCCCAAGCTAAGGACTCCTTTGGCTATTGAAAAGCATGCATCGGAAATTTATACACATAATATTTTCTTGGACATTCAGAAAGAGTTATACAAATCTGTGTTTTATTGTGTTCAAGAATCTTTAGTTATtgaagatgaaagtgaa GTTGTATTTAGAAGAAGGGGTGATAGCATTAACATCAGTTGTAGCTGCATGCATTTTGTCCAGGAAGGATTGTTATGTCGTCATATGTTTTTCATATTAAATATGAAAGAGTATGACGAAATTCCATCAAATTTCATTTTGAGGAGATGGGGAAAAGATATCATAGCTGATGGATTGTTGACAAAAAAA ATAGCAAATAATGAGGGTGAGTTGGCTAAATATATAAAGCAACTTCAGGAGGTTGATAGTGGTATTCCTTTATGTACCTCATCAAGGGCATCTTCGAGTAGATCAGTTCACATTGAAAAAATTATTGGAGTTGCAGCACCTGATGTTGTCAACATTCATAATCCAGAGGGGATCAGAAACAAGGGATGGGCCAGTGGTAAAAGAATCAAGAGCACTAGAGAGAAAGTGATTGAGAAATCTAAAAAGGATTCTAGGTTGTGCAGTTTATGTCATAAACCAAATCATAATGCTAGGAGTTGCATTTTGAGGTTAAAGAAGTCTGATTTAGAATCTGAGGTTACAGAAGGCTGA